A window of Clavibacter michiganensis contains these coding sequences:
- a CDS encoding D-arabinono-1,4-lactone oxidase gives MTDTIEQGTAGTNWAGNYAYRAREVHSPTNVEELRAIVRDATTIRVLGSRHSFNDIADSDVLVSLAELPADLVIDRDASTATFSAGLAYGKLAELLGEEGLAIHNLASLPHISVGGAIATATHGSGIGNGNLGTAVAALELITADGETVTYRRGDDDFDGVVVGLGALGVVTRVTLDVEPAYLVRQRVFEGLSWDAFDENLEDVFGGAYSVSVFTRFGEATDQVWLKSRVQLDVDGQPEDEVVVADYFGAPAATEERHPILGIDPVNSTSQLGVVGLWSDRLSHFKMGFTPSDGEEIQSEFHVPLDRAVEAVRALRDMGDRIRPILLVCELRAVAEDRLWLSPQFGQTTIGLHFTWKRDQAAVEAVLVELEAVIRPFGARPHWGKVFTAEAADIAPLYPRSGDFLALAERLDPTGKFRNAWFERSLRG, from the coding sequence ATGACCGACACCATCGAGCAGGGCACCGCGGGCACCAACTGGGCCGGCAACTACGCGTACCGGGCCCGCGAGGTCCATTCGCCGACGAACGTCGAGGAGCTGCGGGCCATCGTCCGCGACGCGACGACGATCCGCGTGCTGGGATCCCGCCACTCGTTCAACGACATCGCCGACTCCGACGTGCTGGTCTCGCTCGCCGAGCTGCCGGCCGACCTCGTGATCGACCGCGACGCCAGCACGGCCACGTTCTCCGCCGGCCTCGCCTACGGCAAGCTCGCCGAGCTCCTCGGCGAGGAGGGCCTCGCGATCCACAACCTCGCGTCTCTGCCGCACATCTCCGTCGGCGGCGCCATCGCGACGGCGACCCACGGATCCGGCATCGGCAACGGCAACCTCGGAACCGCGGTCGCGGCGCTCGAGCTGATCACGGCCGACGGCGAGACGGTCACGTACCGCCGCGGGGACGACGACTTCGACGGCGTCGTGGTGGGCCTCGGCGCGCTCGGCGTCGTCACGCGCGTCACCCTCGACGTCGAGCCCGCCTACCTCGTTCGCCAGCGCGTGTTCGAGGGCCTGTCGTGGGACGCGTTCGACGAGAACCTCGAGGACGTCTTCGGCGGCGCGTACAGCGTCAGCGTCTTCACGCGCTTCGGCGAGGCCACCGACCAGGTGTGGCTGAAGAGCCGCGTCCAGCTCGACGTGGACGGCCAGCCCGAGGACGAGGTCGTCGTGGCCGACTACTTCGGGGCGCCCGCCGCCACCGAGGAGCGCCACCCGATCCTCGGCATCGACCCGGTGAACAGCACCTCGCAGCTCGGCGTCGTGGGCCTCTGGTCCGACCGCCTCTCGCACTTCAAGATGGGCTTCACGCCGAGCGACGGCGAGGAGATCCAGTCGGAGTTCCACGTGCCGCTCGACCGGGCCGTCGAGGCCGTGCGGGCGCTCCGTGACATGGGCGACCGGATCCGCCCGATCCTCCTCGTGTGCGAGCTGCGCGCCGTCGCCGAGGACCGCCTCTGGCTGAGCCCCCAATTCGGGCAGACGACCATCGGCCTGCACTTCACGTGGAAGCGCGACCAGGCGGCCGTCGAGGCCGTGCTCGTCGAGCTCGAGGCGGTCATCCGGCCCTTCGGCGCGCGCCCGCACTGGGGCAAGGTCTTCACCGCCGAGGCGGCCGACATCGCCCCGCTGTACCCGCGATCCGGCGACTTCCTGGCCCTCGCCGAGCGCCTCGATCCGACGGGGAAGTTCCGCAACGCGTGGTTCGAGCGCTCGCTCCGCGGCTGA
- a CDS encoding Rieske 2Fe-2S domain-containing protein, producing MRELKLVEAVVRIEDAKALDPIVDRVKGVVTALLKPRALADLLHGVPFGHPLHPVAVLIPTGAWVSSAVLDLLPGNEKASRALVGVGVLSAAPSIASGYADWSQLHEQQMRVGIVHSAANALATGLYGLSWIQRARGRHTSGKVLGLAGLGLVSAGGFLGGHLAYRQAAGANHAEDVPHRFPAGWQELGHLDELPDGRLATRAVAGLPLLVRRNGMVVDALSDTCSHLSAPLHEGELGTDPKTGEACVTCPWHDSVFSLTTGAVIHGPATAPQPRFETRVTGGLVEVRLPNAG from the coding sequence ATGCGCGAGCTCAAGCTGGTCGAGGCGGTCGTGAGGATCGAGGACGCGAAGGCGCTGGATCCGATCGTCGACCGCGTGAAGGGCGTCGTCACCGCGCTGCTGAAGCCGCGGGCGCTGGCCGACCTGCTGCACGGCGTGCCGTTCGGGCATCCGCTGCACCCGGTCGCCGTCCTGATCCCCACCGGCGCGTGGGTCTCCTCGGCGGTCCTCGACCTCCTGCCCGGCAACGAGAAGGCCAGCCGCGCGCTCGTCGGCGTCGGCGTGCTGAGCGCCGCGCCGTCGATCGCCTCCGGCTACGCCGACTGGTCGCAGCTGCACGAGCAGCAGATGCGCGTCGGAATCGTGCACTCCGCCGCCAACGCGCTCGCGACGGGCCTCTACGGGCTGTCGTGGATCCAGCGCGCCCGCGGCAGGCACACGAGCGGCAAGGTGCTCGGGCTCGCGGGCCTCGGCCTCGTCTCCGCGGGCGGGTTCCTCGGCGGCCACCTCGCCTACCGGCAGGCGGCGGGCGCCAACCACGCCGAGGACGTGCCGCACCGCTTCCCCGCGGGCTGGCAGGAGCTCGGCCACCTCGACGAGCTGCCCGACGGCCGCCTCGCGACGCGCGCCGTCGCGGGCCTGCCGCTCCTCGTGCGCCGGAACGGCATGGTCGTGGACGCGCTGAGCGACACCTGCAGCCACCTCTCGGCCCCGCTCCACGAGGGCGAGCTCGGCACGGACCCGAAGACCGGCGAGGCGTGCGTCACCTGTCCCTGGCACGACAGCGTGTTCAGCCTGACGACGGGCGCCGTGATCCACGGACCGGCGACCGCGCCGCAGCCCCGCTTCGAGACGCGCGTCACCGGCGGGCTCGTGGAGGTGCGGCTGCCGAACGCGGGTTAG
- a CDS encoding carbohydrate ABC transporter permease, which translates to MSVDTRQASGERAGTRPVRAQRSGVSKGQLKKSQTIAPWVLLAPFLAVFLLTFVLPIIYAVFQSFTTVRREGLFGEQGVTTVFAGFENYALALANDAFTASIGRVLLFGIVQVPVMIILCTILALLLESASAKWPQFFRAAYFMPYGVPGVIATILWGFLYIPGLSPIIDIAQMFGIQLDFLGAGTVLWSIANIVTWTYTGYNMLIIIAQLKSIPGDVYEAARIDGAGAWRTAMSIQLPLIRPALVLATVFSIIGTLQLFAEPQVLATSAPAIDSQYTPNLSAYTTAFAYNDYGVAAAQAVIIALAAFVLSFVFLAFTNRKPKEEREAAAARKKGARA; encoded by the coding sequence ATGAGCGTCGACACGCGCCAGGCGAGCGGCGAGCGCGCCGGCACCCGCCCCGTCCGGGCACAGCGCTCCGGCGTCAGCAAGGGCCAGCTGAAGAAGTCGCAGACGATCGCGCCGTGGGTGCTGCTCGCGCCGTTCCTCGCGGTGTTCCTGCTGACCTTCGTGCTCCCGATCATCTACGCGGTGTTCCAGTCGTTCACGACCGTGCGACGGGAGGGCCTGTTCGGCGAGCAGGGCGTCACCACCGTCTTCGCCGGGTTCGAGAACTACGCGCTCGCGCTCGCGAACGACGCGTTCACGGCGTCCATCGGCCGGGTGCTGCTGTTCGGCATCGTGCAGGTGCCGGTGATGATCATCCTCTGCACGATCCTCGCGCTGCTGCTCGAGTCGGCGTCGGCGAAGTGGCCCCAGTTCTTCCGGGCGGCGTACTTCATGCCGTACGGCGTGCCGGGCGTCATCGCGACGATCCTCTGGGGCTTCCTCTACATCCCGGGGCTGTCGCCCATCATCGACATCGCCCAGATGTTCGGGATCCAGCTCGACTTCCTCGGCGCGGGCACCGTGCTCTGGTCCATCGCGAACATCGTGACCTGGACCTACACGGGCTACAACATGCTCATCATCATCGCCCAGCTGAAGTCGATCCCCGGGGACGTGTACGAGGCCGCGCGCATCGACGGGGCGGGCGCGTGGCGCACGGCGATGTCGATCCAGCTGCCGCTCATCCGGCCGGCGCTCGTGCTCGCGACCGTGTTCTCGATCATCGGGACGCTGCAGCTGTTCGCGGAGCCGCAGGTGCTCGCCACCTCCGCCCCCGCGATCGACTCGCAGTACACGCCGAACCTGTCGGCCTACACCACGGCGTTCGCGTACAACGACTACGGCGTCGCCGCGGCCCAGGCGGTCATCATCGCCCTCGCCGCGTTCGTGCTGTCGTTCGTCTTCCTCGCGTTCACCAACAGGAAGCCCAAGGAGGAGCGGGAAGCCGCCGCAGCGAGGAAGAAGGGGGCGCGCGCATGA
- a CDS encoding NfeD family protein encodes MIVFVVVGAVGLLLLLCSIVLGDLLDAIGGGDGLVSGVALGAALAIYGVGGVLADQAGIGSGGAIAIAVALALVALVVVQLTVRFVAKQESGGSYSPVGMVGVVTSPTSPAGGEVRLEHIRELERRLAMSDAPLAVGTRIRVVSEDGFRVRVEPAADADPTT; translated from the coding sequence GTGATCGTCTTCGTGGTCGTGGGGGCCGTCGGCCTCCTGCTCCTCCTCTGCAGCATCGTGCTCGGCGACCTGCTCGACGCGATCGGCGGCGGCGACGGACTCGTCTCCGGCGTCGCGCTCGGCGCGGCCCTCGCCATCTACGGCGTCGGCGGCGTGCTCGCCGACCAGGCGGGCATCGGATCCGGCGGCGCCATCGCGATCGCCGTGGCCCTCGCGCTCGTGGCCCTCGTCGTGGTGCAGCTCACCGTCCGCTTCGTCGCGAAGCAGGAGAGCGGCGGCTCGTACTCGCCCGTCGGCATGGTCGGCGTCGTGACCTCGCCCACATCGCCCGCGGGCGGCGAGGTGCGGCTCGAGCACATCCGCGAGCTGGAGCGCCGGCTCGCCATGAGCGACGCGCCCCTCGCCGTCGGCACCCGCATCCGCGTCGTCTCGGAGGACGGGTTCCGCGTGCGCGTCGAGCCCGCCGCCGATGCGGACCCCACCACCTAG
- a CDS encoding zinc-ribbon domain-containing protein: protein MILLFGTRARDALIVIVTFACLRCGVTSAQRVLHRTLRFTVFFVPLIPLRSTYRVECPSCGLETRLSKDQAMHALEWAVRNRGARR, encoded by the coding sequence GTGATCCTCCTGTTCGGCACGCGCGCCCGCGACGCCCTCATCGTCATCGTGACCTTCGCGTGCCTCCGCTGCGGCGTGACGAGCGCCCAGCGCGTGCTCCACCGGACGCTCCGCTTCACGGTCTTCTTCGTGCCGCTGATCCCGCTGCGCTCGACCTACCGCGTCGAGTGCCCGAGCTGCGGCCTCGAGACCCGGCTCTCGAAGGACCAGGCGATGCACGCCCTCGAGTGGGCCGTGCGGAACCGGGGCGCGCGCCGCTGA
- a CDS encoding carbohydrate ABC transporter permease, producing the protein MTATEARPTTTETAAEKAEQKRLAQAAESKVSRPSKNGSAPGAGTKPATRIIVTAILTLVALYFLVPVYYIVVAATKTTADLFSTNGFLFANMNLWQNLTMVFTYDDGIFVRWFLNSVLYAGVGALVATYFAAAGGYALAKYKFRGSNLVFGTILGGVLVPGTATALPLFLLFSSMGIANTYWSVLIPSLVSPFGLFLCRIYAQASVEDAVIESGRIDGASELRIFHTLALRSMTPALVTVFLFQLVGIWNNYFLPLIMLADTKLYPITLGLNNWRSQVDRLPEFYQLTTGGVLVSIIPLIAAMIVLQRFWRGGLTDGAVKG; encoded by the coding sequence ATGACCGCCACGGAGGCACGACCGACCACCACCGAGACGGCCGCGGAGAAGGCGGAGCAGAAGCGCCTCGCGCAGGCCGCCGAATCGAAGGTGAGCCGTCCGTCGAAGAACGGTAGCGCCCCGGGCGCGGGCACCAAGCCCGCCACGCGGATCATCGTCACGGCGATCCTCACGCTCGTCGCGCTGTACTTCCTCGTCCCCGTCTACTACATCGTGGTCGCCGCCACGAAGACGACGGCCGACCTGTTCAGCACCAACGGGTTCCTGTTCGCGAACATGAACCTCTGGCAGAACCTGACGATGGTGTTCACGTACGACGACGGCATCTTCGTGCGCTGGTTCCTGAACTCGGTGCTCTACGCCGGGGTGGGCGCGCTCGTCGCGACGTACTTCGCCGCTGCAGGCGGGTACGCGCTCGCCAAGTACAAGTTCCGGGGGTCGAACCTCGTGTTCGGCACCATCCTCGGCGGGGTGCTCGTGCCGGGCACGGCGACCGCGCTGCCGCTGTTCCTGCTGTTCAGCAGCATGGGGATCGCGAACACGTACTGGTCGGTGCTGATCCCGTCGCTCGTCTCGCCGTTCGGCCTGTTCCTCTGCCGGATCTACGCGCAGGCGTCGGTGGAGGACGCGGTGATCGAGTCCGGCCGGATCGACGGGGCGAGCGAGCTGCGGATCTTCCACACGCTCGCGCTCCGCTCGATGACGCCGGCGCTCGTGACGGTGTTCCTGTTCCAGCTCGTCGGCATCTGGAACAACTACTTCCTGCCGCTGATCATGCTGGCCGACACGAAGCTGTACCCGATCACGCTCGGCCTCAACAACTGGCGGAGCCAGGTCGACCGGCTGCCGGAGTTCTACCAGCTGACCACCGGCGGCGTGCTCGTCTCGATCATCCCGCTCATCGCGGCGATGATCGTGCTGCAGCGGTTCTGGCGGGGCGGTCTGACGGACGGCGCCGTGAAGGGCTGA
- a CDS encoding glycoside hydrolase family 2 TIM barrel-domain containing protein: MTHALPYFEDFAPTTGAARRPRSCLHSDAPRIVLNGDWRFRLSPTPRGLSDEMADPAFDDSGWDEIPVPSHWVLGQDGRFGLPAYTNVQYPFPVEPPFVPDENPTGDYRVEVDVPTDWQSLERVVLRFEGVESAFKVWLNGEEVGTAMGSRLSHEFDVTASLRPGSNVLAVRVHQWSIASYLEDQDQWWMPGIFRDVTLLGRPEGGIDDAWTRAEYDHETGAGTVHVEVDAEPTAFPVTFEVDGLGIHVTWDTPADVAPVHVERVEPWSAESPTQYQGFLRTNVEALSIRLGFRTVRIEGDRFLVNGRRVVFHGVNRHEAHPERGRVFDEEHARADMLLMKQHNVNAIRTSHYPPHPRVLDLADELGFWVIDECDLETHGFEFGGWVGNPSDDPRFADHYLDRIERTIERDKNHPSIVMWSLGNESGTGRNLAAMSAWVHRRDPGRPVHYEGDYTGEYTDVYSRMYSNLQETESIGSDVIPGDLLGCTPGEGMRQRTKPFILCEYVHAMGNGPGQIGEYEDLVLRYPRLHGGFVWEWRDHGILTETAGGEAFYAYGGDFGEVVHDGNFVMDGMVLPDDTPTPGLAEYKAVVQPIAFGLERDGGSASLVVENRYHSVSTALTSLVWVLAVDGDDVATGVLDAEAVPAGDTARIPLPADALDAGELAGDGSEVWLTVQAILRDDEPWAEAGHVVAVQQFDLTPAPRPAVPARWVDADEETYPASAATRLTLGDGEFDLATGRLVRLGSLEVDGPRLELWRAPTDNDRSDSSGSYELADPRLTFGKGVPGPSSEARWRGAGLDRLTHRVRSVKVGSGSLTVVVRTSAAQSFDSVDTTYCWTEGADGDLDLRVDIVPSAGWAITWPRVGIRFDLPASVTNAEWFGTGPFESYPDSRRAALVGRFSSLVDDLGAVYSMPQETGHRSDLRELELGTFDGEDGIVIQARPDTAGRRPGFTASRHTPQELDRAAHPHELPASEAVHLYIDAAQHGLGSRACGLDVLPEHQLWPSARTLELTIRSR; the protein is encoded by the coding sequence ATGACGCACGCCCTCCCCTACTTCGAGGACTTCGCCCCCACGACGGGCGCCGCCCGCCGCCCCCGTTCCTGCCTGCACTCGGATGCCCCGCGCATCGTGCTGAACGGCGACTGGCGGTTCCGCCTCTCCCCCACCCCGCGCGGCCTCTCCGACGAGATGGCCGACCCCGCGTTCGACGACTCCGGCTGGGACGAGATCCCCGTGCCGAGCCACTGGGTGCTCGGCCAGGACGGCCGCTTCGGCCTCCCCGCCTACACGAACGTGCAGTACCCGTTCCCCGTCGAGCCGCCCTTCGTGCCGGACGAGAACCCCACGGGCGACTACCGCGTCGAGGTCGACGTGCCCACGGACTGGCAGTCGCTCGAGCGCGTCGTGCTCCGGTTCGAGGGCGTCGAGTCGGCGTTCAAGGTGTGGCTGAACGGCGAGGAGGTCGGCACCGCGATGGGATCCCGCCTCTCGCACGAGTTCGACGTCACCGCGTCGCTCCGCCCCGGATCCAACGTGCTCGCCGTGCGCGTGCACCAGTGGTCGATCGCCAGCTACCTCGAGGACCAGGACCAGTGGTGGATGCCCGGCATCTTCCGTGACGTCACCCTCCTCGGCCGTCCCGAGGGCGGCATCGACGACGCGTGGACCCGCGCCGAGTACGACCACGAGACGGGCGCGGGCACGGTGCACGTCGAGGTCGACGCCGAGCCGACCGCGTTCCCCGTCACGTTCGAGGTCGATGGCCTCGGGATCCACGTCACGTGGGACACCCCGGCCGACGTCGCGCCCGTGCACGTCGAGCGCGTCGAGCCGTGGAGCGCCGAGAGCCCCACGCAGTACCAGGGCTTCCTCCGCACCAACGTCGAGGCGCTCTCCATCCGCCTCGGCTTCCGCACCGTGCGCATCGAGGGCGACCGGTTCCTCGTCAACGGCCGCCGCGTGGTCTTCCACGGCGTCAACCGGCACGAGGCCCACCCCGAGCGCGGCCGCGTCTTCGACGAGGAGCACGCGCGCGCCGACATGCTGCTGATGAAGCAGCACAACGTCAACGCGATCCGCACCAGCCACTACCCGCCGCACCCCCGCGTGCTCGACCTCGCCGACGAGCTCGGCTTCTGGGTCATCGACGAGTGCGACCTCGAGACCCACGGCTTCGAGTTCGGCGGCTGGGTCGGCAACCCGAGCGACGATCCGCGCTTCGCCGACCACTACCTCGACCGGATCGAGCGCACGATCGAGCGGGACAAGAACCACCCCTCGATCGTCATGTGGTCGCTCGGCAACGAGTCGGGCACGGGGCGCAACCTCGCCGCGATGTCGGCGTGGGTCCACCGCCGCGACCCGGGCCGCCCCGTGCACTACGAGGGCGACTACACGGGCGAGTACACGGACGTCTACTCGCGCATGTACTCGAACCTGCAGGAGACGGAGTCCATCGGCAGCGACGTGATCCCGGGCGACCTGCTCGGCTGCACGCCCGGCGAGGGCATGCGCCAGCGCACCAAGCCCTTCATCCTCTGCGAGTACGTGCACGCGATGGGCAACGGCCCCGGCCAGATCGGCGAGTACGAGGACCTCGTGCTCCGCTACCCGCGCCTCCACGGCGGCTTCGTGTGGGAGTGGCGCGACCACGGCATCCTCACCGAGACCGCTGGCGGCGAGGCGTTCTACGCCTACGGCGGCGACTTCGGCGAGGTCGTGCACGACGGCAACTTCGTGATGGACGGCATGGTCCTGCCCGACGACACCCCCACGCCCGGCCTCGCCGAGTACAAGGCCGTCGTGCAGCCCATCGCGTTCGGGCTCGAGCGCGACGGCGGATCCGCGTCCCTCGTGGTCGAGAACCGCTACCACTCCGTCTCCACCGCGCTCACGAGCCTCGTCTGGGTGCTCGCGGTCGACGGCGACGACGTGGCGACCGGGGTCCTGGACGCCGAGGCCGTCCCGGCCGGCGACACCGCGCGGATCCCGCTGCCCGCCGACGCGCTCGACGCGGGCGAGCTGGCCGGCGACGGCTCCGAGGTGTGGCTGACCGTGCAGGCGATCCTCCGCGACGACGAGCCGTGGGCCGAGGCCGGCCACGTGGTCGCCGTGCAGCAGTTCGACCTCACGCCGGCGCCGCGACCCGCCGTGCCCGCGCGCTGGGTCGACGCCGACGAGGAGACGTACCCCGCGTCCGCCGCCACGCGCCTCACCCTCGGCGACGGCGAGTTCGACCTCGCCACCGGCCGCCTCGTGCGACTCGGCTCGCTCGAGGTCGACGGACCGCGGCTGGAGCTGTGGCGCGCGCCCACCGACAACGACCGCAGCGACAGCAGCGGCTCCTACGAGCTGGCGGATCCGCGTCTCACCTTCGGCAAGGGCGTCCCCGGCCCGTCGAGCGAGGCACGCTGGCGCGGCGCGGGCCTCGACCGGCTGACGCACCGGGTCCGCTCGGTGAAGGTCGGCTCCGGCTCGCTCACGGTCGTCGTGCGCACGAGCGCGGCGCAGTCCTTCGACTCGGTCGACACGACGTACTGCTGGACCGAGGGCGCCGACGGCGACCTGGACCTCCGCGTCGACATCGTGCCGAGCGCCGGCTGGGCCATCACCTGGCCGCGCGTCGGGATCCGCTTCGACCTGCCCGCGAGCGTCACCAACGCGGAGTGGTTCGGCACCGGGCCCTTCGAGTCGTACCCCGACTCTCGCCGCGCGGCGCTCGTCGGCCGGTTCTCGTCGCTCGTCGACGACCTGGGCGCCGTCTACTCGATGCCCCAGGAGACCGGCCACCGCAGCGACCTGCGCGAGCTCGAGCTCGGCACGTTCGACGGCGAGGACGGCATCGTGATCCAGGCCCGGCCCGACACCGCGGGCCGCCGCCCCGGTTTCACGGCCTCGCGCCACACGCCGCAGGAGCTCGACCGCGCCGCGCACCCGCACGAGCTGCCCGCCAGCGAGGCGGTGCACCTCTACATCGACGCCGCGCAGCACGGGCTCGGCTCGCGCGCGTGCGGCCTCGACGTGCTGCCCGAGCACCAGCTGTGGCCGTCGGCGCGCACGCTGGAGCTCACCATCCGCAGCCGCTGA
- a CDS encoding ABC transporter substrate-binding protein — protein sequence MHSISRRQALGVGAAAAGTLALASCSAPGGRLVNSDPVIPAAKAGEKVTLTYWAWLKDLQKVADVWNAQNPDIQVEAVWIPGGNAGGYQKMYSAITAGGGPDIGQVELRQLPEFLLANGLVDLTRYGVEEYRDSYDEALWKQVSFQDGVFGIPQDSGPMAFYYQRELLDQVGGQPPATWDDWATLGAEVRKTGAGNYLDCFPVADASVFTSYATQAGANWFKVDGERWVVDMLDERTMEVAAFFDKAIDDDVVNTSYSAFSPPWTAAAADGKVFGVTSASWGDALIQSVSGGEGKWKVAPMQTWAFDGAYGSSYLGGSTAAVLANSKHPAEALKFMTWMTTSPEGIDAMIKNSGIGWSPSPDYIGAARQEPSEWFSGQSYNEEVFAPAAKEQNLDWTWCPLTQFTLNTLQDEFRRKLTSGQTLVESLPLAQEAVIEAFQNKGLRVEAASA from the coding sequence ATGCATTCGATCAGCAGGAGACAGGCACTGGGGGTGGGGGCCGCCGCCGCAGGGACGCTCGCCCTCGCGTCGTGCTCGGCACCGGGCGGGAGGCTGGTCAACTCCGATCCGGTCATCCCCGCGGCCAAGGCCGGCGAGAAGGTCACGCTCACGTACTGGGCGTGGCTGAAGGACCTGCAGAAGGTCGCGGACGTCTGGAACGCGCAGAACCCCGACATCCAGGTCGAGGCGGTCTGGATCCCCGGCGGCAACGCGGGCGGCTACCAGAAGATGTACTCCGCCATCACGGCGGGCGGCGGCCCCGACATCGGCCAGGTCGAGCTCCGGCAGCTGCCCGAGTTCCTCCTCGCCAACGGGCTCGTCGACCTCACCCGCTACGGCGTCGAGGAGTACAGGGACAGCTACGACGAGGCGCTGTGGAAGCAGGTCAGCTTCCAGGACGGCGTGTTCGGGATCCCGCAGGACTCCGGCCCCATGGCCTTCTACTACCAGCGCGAGCTCCTCGACCAGGTGGGCGGCCAGCCGCCGGCGACCTGGGACGACTGGGCGACGCTCGGCGCCGAGGTGCGGAAGACCGGTGCCGGCAACTACCTCGACTGCTTCCCCGTCGCCGACGCATCCGTCTTCACCTCCTACGCGACGCAGGCCGGCGCGAATTGGTTCAAGGTCGACGGCGAGCGCTGGGTCGTCGACATGCTCGACGAGCGCACGATGGAGGTCGCCGCGTTCTTCGACAAGGCCATCGACGACGACGTGGTCAACACCTCCTACTCGGCCTTCTCCCCGCCGTGGACCGCGGCCGCCGCGGACGGCAAGGTCTTCGGCGTCACCAGCGCCAGCTGGGGCGACGCCCTCATCCAGTCGGTCTCCGGCGGCGAGGGCAAGTGGAAGGTCGCGCCCATGCAGACGTGGGCCTTCGACGGGGCGTACGGATCCAGCTACCTCGGCGGATCCACCGCGGCCGTGCTCGCCAACAGCAAGCACCCCGCCGAGGCGCTCAAGTTCATGACGTGGATGACGACCTCCCCGGAGGGCATCGACGCGATGATCAAGAACTCCGGCATCGGCTGGTCGCCGTCGCCCGACTACATCGGCGCCGCCCGGCAGGAGCCGAGTGAGTGGTTCAGCGGCCAGAGCTACAACGAGGAGGTGTTCGCGCCCGCGGCGAAGGAGCAGAACCTCGACTGGACCTGGTGCCCGCTCACGCAGTTCACGCTGAACACGCTGCAGGACGAGTTCCGCCGCAAGCTGACGAGCGGCCAGACCCTCGTCGAGTCCCTCCCCCTCGCGCAGGAGGCCGTGATCGAGGCCTTCCAGAACAAGGGCCTGCGCGTCGAGGCGGCCTCCGCATGA
- a CDS encoding SPFH domain-containing protein, translating to MDLISGGTTAIAVIVVIVILVALVAFIASRVRRVPPNQALVIVGRNAEKSEGGAGFSSPQKVIIGGRTFIWPIFQEGFTLSLEQYQTSVTAEARDANFINTAVVATVNFKVTGTEDGVRRAVQRYLLQQDALPEIVRQSLEGAIRGLIGDRPVDELVKSFSVVAQEAVNQTKNDLAELGLQIETLNVREITTPGSSYLDDRARSNAARARQVAEVAEAENKRISALAAIENDQQTAERQLELDLRRAAIKADTDRANATAYAAGELAKAEQDRLVADQERTAVAAQAEVSKERLRIDVELPAEARKYATVQDAQAARDAEKAKVDVEVYQRTQNAEAAKTAAVNEAASITALGKANADAIQARGQAEAEAAAALAEAQNKLSREALQARIIASMPEIAREMAAPLANVDNMTIISADGANALNRSVAENMATLPKLLKDTTGIDVATALSSFLGSTAAGTSAGGSASGATATDVGPKTSASEGAGI from the coding sequence GTGGACCTGATATCCGGCGGCACGACAGCCATCGCCGTCATCGTCGTCATCGTCATACTCGTGGCGCTGGTGGCGTTCATCGCCTCCCGCGTCCGCCGCGTCCCGCCGAACCAGGCGCTCGTCATCGTCGGCCGCAACGCCGAGAAGAGCGAGGGCGGCGCCGGCTTCTCCAGCCCGCAGAAGGTCATCATCGGCGGCCGGACCTTCATCTGGCCGATCTTCCAGGAGGGCTTCACGCTCTCCCTGGAGCAGTACCAGACGAGCGTCACGGCCGAGGCGCGCGACGCGAACTTCATCAACACCGCCGTCGTCGCGACCGTCAACTTCAAGGTCACGGGCACCGAGGACGGCGTGCGCCGCGCCGTGCAGCGCTACCTCCTCCAGCAGGACGCCCTGCCGGAGATCGTGCGCCAGTCGCTCGAGGGCGCGATCCGCGGCCTCATCGGCGACCGCCCCGTCGACGAGCTCGTGAAGAGCTTCTCCGTCGTGGCGCAGGAGGCCGTGAACCAGACCAAGAACGACCTCGCGGAGCTGGGCCTCCAGATCGAGACGCTCAACGTCCGCGAGATCACGACGCCCGGCAGCTCCTACCTCGACGACCGGGCGCGCTCGAACGCCGCCCGCGCCCGCCAGGTCGCCGAGGTCGCTGAGGCCGAGAACAAGCGGATCTCCGCGCTCGCCGCGATCGAGAACGACCAGCAGACCGCCGAGCGCCAGCTCGAGCTCGACCTGCGTCGCGCGGCCATCAAGGCCGACACCGACCGCGCCAACGCCACCGCGTACGCGGCCGGCGAGCTGGCCAAGGCCGAGCAGGACCGCCTGGTCGCCGACCAGGAGCGCACGGCCGTGGCCGCGCAGGCGGAGGTCTCGAAGGAGCGCCTGCGCATCGACGTCGAGCTCCCCGCCGAGGCGCGCAAGTACGCGACCGTCCAGGACGCGCAGGCCGCCCGCGACGCCGAGAAGGCGAAGGTCGACGTGGAGGTCTACCAGCGCACGCAGAACGCCGAGGCGGCGAAGACCGCTGCCGTGAACGAGGCCGCGTCCATCACCGCGCTCGGGAAGGCGAACGCCGACGCGATCCAGGCCCGCGGCCAGGCGGAGGCCGAGGCGGCCGCCGCGCTCGCCGAGGCGCAGAACAAGCTGTCGCGCGAGGCGCTGCAGGCGCGCATCATCGCGTCGATGCCGGAGATCGCGCGCGAGATGGCGGCGCCGCTCGCCAACGTCGACAACATGACGATCATCTCGGCGGACGGCGCCAACGCGCTCAACCGCTCGGTGGCCGAGAACATGGCGACGCTGCCGAAGCTGCTCAAGGACACGACGGGCATCGACGTCGCGACGGCGCTGAGCTCCTTCCTCGGGTCGACCGCGGCGGGCACGTCGGCCGGCGGATCCGCGTCCGGCGCGACCGCCACGGACGTGGGCCCGAAGACGAGCGCGTCCGAGGGCGCCGGGATCTGA